A portion of the Candidatus Pristimantibacillus lignocellulolyticus genome contains these proteins:
- a CDS encoding substrate-binding domain-containing protein, with protein MHNRKEWLIVLVGVLICGALIYSAFHPSKPDRVAVNHQKNIAVLLRSSTDDYWNYVRKGADNAALEYDVTLQLHFPENDGDIAGQIRIAHTILASNPDAIIIAANSDKEFAEVLEEANRRRIPVIAVDSKLTSGVTTTYIGSDNEAYGQEAMKEMAKLLNYKGNLLVVDYTHAGINGEAREQGVYEELKNYNDINVVSTVVCTNDVDQCKQIVKKNIKEHEVDGILALMTTSSISSALALKELNASNDIKMVGFDSSIQLLELLQEGQMESLFVQNAFSLGYLSVQYAVQAADGQNLSSSYLRDMTIVNKDNMFWLKNQKLLYPVVH; from the coding sequence ATGCACAATCGTAAAGAATGGCTAATTGTGTTGGTCGGTGTGCTTATTTGTGGGGCATTAATTTATTCTGCATTTCATCCAAGTAAACCAGATCGTGTAGCAGTTAACCATCAGAAAAATATTGCAGTGTTGCTACGATCCTCCACAGATGATTATTGGAATTATGTACGAAAAGGTGCGGATAATGCGGCATTAGAATATGATGTCACCTTGCAGTTACACTTTCCTGAAAATGACGGAGATATAGCAGGTCAGATAAGAATTGCTCATACAATATTAGCTTCTAACCCTGATGCGATCATTATTGCTGCGAATAGCGATAAGGAATTTGCAGAAGTTCTTGAGGAAGCCAATCGCCGCCGGATCCCCGTTATTGCTGTAGATAGTAAATTAACGAGTGGTGTCACGACGACATACATCGGGTCTGATAATGAAGCATATGGACAAGAAGCGATGAAAGAAATGGCGAAATTATTGAACTATAAAGGTAATCTTCTAGTTGTAGACTATACGCATGCTGGAATTAACGGTGAAGCAAGGGAACAAGGCGTATATGAAGAACTGAAAAATTATAATGATATTAATGTTGTTAGTACGGTTGTATGTACGAATGATGTTGATCAATGTAAGCAAATCGTCAAAAAAAATATTAAAGAGCATGAAGTTGACGGGATATTAGCGTTAATGACGACTAGCTCTATTAGTTCCGCGTTAGCGTTGAAGGAATTGAACGCTTCGAACGATATTAAAATGGTAGGTTTTGATAGTTCTATTCAGTTATTAGAATTATTGCAAGAAGGCCAGATGGAATCATTATTTGTGCAAAATGCGTTCTCGCTTGGTTATTTGTCCGTTCAATATGCTGTGCAAGCTGCAGATGGTCAGAATCTCTCCTCGTCTTATCTTAGAGATATGACGATTGTTAATAAAGATAATATGTTTTGGTTGAAAAATCAGAAGCTACTCTATCCTGTCGTACATTAA
- a CDS encoding sensor histidine kinase — translation MKRRSIQFILTVAFSLFSVFIITTISLTLYSQFSSNTKENASRNAQQIIDQVSYNLADYIESTMDLYHMLHHTISSSEEGMQSDELWKLQSMISSRSDVVSLTLVDLYGKPIALLPNVSLKESLIVKDESWFKTAVEKDGYLSISVPHVQNLYSQKYEWVVSLSKTITFMKNGQLEQGVLLLDVNFKRIQELSERVSLGKSGYAYIIEESGGNIVYHPQIEIIYADLKQENVELALKQTYGSFIDQSGPRAKMISIQSISNVGWKVVGISYMDELALTNADLSIALIKILIALAIILLLVSNLISRQISKPIKKLEVTMRGIERGEFNVAAKSDGPLEIKNLGDRYNIMLGTIRTLMNKIVSEQESKRKYELDALQAQINPHFLYNTLNTVVRMISSKRNEDAVTMITALSKLFRISLSKGESLILISEEVEHVRNYLIIQQMRFKNKFDFQFRIDERALGYISLKLILQPLVENALEYGIEPSVDKGQIEVVVSLNDKDQIEIIVRDNGVGISEHQLKEINAGTYHSSSGSGVGLKNVNERIKLYFGEQYGLLVESELEEGTTVYITFPALILSSTVKEEDPYAQS, via the coding sequence ATGAAGCGACGGAGTATTCAATTCATTCTAACTGTAGCGTTCTCTTTGTTCTCAGTATTCATCATTACTACGATCAGCTTGACATTATATAGTCAGTTTTCATCAAATACGAAGGAAAATGCTAGTCGTAATGCACAGCAAATCATTGATCAAGTAAGTTATAATCTAGCAGACTATATAGAATCTACAATGGATTTATATCATATGCTACATCACACAATAAGCTCTAGTGAAGAAGGAATGCAAAGCGATGAGCTATGGAAATTACAATCGATGATTTCTTCGAGATCTGATGTCGTATCGCTTACCTTAGTTGATTTGTACGGAAAACCCATCGCATTATTACCTAATGTTAGTTTGAAAGAATCATTAATTGTGAAAGATGAATCATGGTTCAAAACGGCAGTAGAAAAGGATGGATATTTGTCTATTTCAGTGCCTCATGTACAAAATTTATATTCTCAAAAATATGAATGGGTCGTTTCACTTAGCAAGACCATTACATTCATGAAAAATGGTCAGTTAGAGCAAGGAGTATTGCTGTTAGATGTGAATTTCAAACGTATTCAAGAACTATCGGAGCGAGTAAGCTTAGGGAAAAGTGGCTATGCCTACATTATTGAGGAGTCTGGTGGTAATATTGTTTATCACCCACAAATCGAGATTATCTATGCTGATTTGAAGCAAGAAAATGTTGAACTTGCACTAAAGCAAACGTATGGTAGTTTTATTGATCAGTCTGGGCCCAGGGCTAAGATGATCAGTATTCAATCTATTAGTAATGTTGGCTGGAAAGTTGTCGGCATCTCTTACATGGACGAGCTAGCGTTAACGAATGCAGATCTGAGTATTGCATTAATAAAAATTTTAATTGCACTTGCCATCATTCTGTTGCTGGTGTCTAATCTAATCTCGCGCCAAATATCTAAACCAATCAAAAAACTAGAAGTAACGATGAGAGGTATTGAACGTGGAGAGTTTAATGTTGCTGCCAAAAGTGATGGTCCACTGGAAATTAAAAACTTAGGGGATCGTTACAATATTATGCTAGGCACGATTAGAACGTTAATGAACAAAATTGTCTCGGAGCAAGAAAGTAAACGGAAATATGAATTAGATGCTTTGCAAGCACAGATCAATCCTCATTTCTTATACAATACGCTTAATACTGTCGTTCGAATGATTAGTTCGAAACGTAATGAGGATGCCGTCACGATGATTACTGCATTGTCTAAATTGTTCCGTATTAGTCTTAGTAAAGGCGAAAGCTTGATACTAATTTCGGAAGAAGTTGAACATGTACGAAATTACCTCATTATTCAACAGATGCGATTCAAAAATAAATTCGACTTCCAATTCCGAATCGATGAACGAGCACTCGGCTACATTTCGTTAAAGTTAATATTACAACCGTTAGTGGAAAATGCACTAGAGTATGGTATTGAACCAAGTGTAGACAAGGGTCAAATCGAGGTTGTAGTAAGTCTCAACGATAAGGATCAGATCGAAATTATCGTTAGAGATAATGGGGTTGGAATAAGTGAGCATCAGCTTAAAGAGATTAATGCAGGCACTTATCATAGCAGTTCAGGTTCAGGGGTTGGACTTAAAAATGTGAACGAGCGAATTAAGTTATACTTTGGCGAGCAATATGGCCTTTTAGTTGAAAGTGAATTAGAGGAAGGAACGACAGTCTATATTACATTCCCGGCATTAATTCTTTCATCTACTGTAAAGGAGGAAGATCCGTATGCACAATCGTAA
- the tatC gene encoding twin-arginine translocase subunit TatC encodes MSVPRKQLERLASAKDRLMSEEGLMSLVEHLTELRKRVIYILIMVVLGLILGLVIAEPTYQFLLNEKPAAGSLVLHTFSFWDGIGIYMQIALVVAMILTLPFTVLQLWLFVKPALLPHEQRSTLKYVPFAVFMALLGLSFAYFVVFPLAFNFTRAVSDRLGLVETYGVVQYFDFMFSIILPITLLFELPLVIMFLTAIRIVNPLRLRKMRKIAYFLMVVIGVVVTPPDFISDILVIIPLIVLYEISVWLSGTVYRKQLLSDTQWVDKEEEDK; translated from the coding sequence ATGAGTGTGCCACGAAAACAATTGGAGCGTTTGGCTTCCGCAAAAGATCGACTTATGTCAGAAGAAGGTTTAATGTCACTCGTTGAACATCTAACCGAGCTTCGCAAAAGAGTAATATACATACTAATAATGGTCGTACTTGGCCTTATTCTTGGACTTGTAATAGCAGAACCAACATATCAGTTTTTATTGAATGAAAAGCCAGCTGCTGGCTCCTTAGTGCTTCATACGTTCTCCTTCTGGGATGGAATTGGCATCTATATGCAAATCGCTTTAGTTGTTGCGATGATCTTGACGTTACCGTTCACGGTACTGCAGTTATGGTTATTTGTGAAGCCAGCTTTATTACCCCATGAACAGAGATCGACATTGAAGTACGTTCCATTTGCTGTATTTATGGCGTTACTCGGTCTATCTTTTGCCTACTTTGTCGTATTTCCGTTAGCGTTCAACTTTACAAGAGCTGTTTCAGACCGTTTAGGTTTAGTTGAAACTTACGGTGTAGTGCAATATTTTGATTTTATGTTCAGCATCATATTACCAATTACATTATTATTTGAACTTCCATTAGTCATTATGTTTTTGACAGCTATTCGTATTGTTAATCCATTACGATTACGTAAGATGAGAAAGATAGCGTACTTCTTAATGGTAGTTATCGGAGTCGTTGTTACACCACCAGACTTCATTTCAGATATTCTTGTCATTATTCCACTTATTGTGCTGTACGAAATTAGTGTGTGGCTATCAGGGACCGTATATAGGAAGCAGTTGTTATCAGATACTCAGTGGGTAGACAAAGAGGAAGAAGATAAATAA
- the moaC gene encoding cyclic pyranopterin monophosphate synthase MoaC — protein MVEFTHFNEQGRAKMVDISDKEITKREATATSMVKMLPTTLQKIKEGKIGKGDVLSVAQVAGIMAAKKTSEWIPMCHPLALNGVNISFTDNDIDELYIIVTVKITGKTGVEMEALTAASATALTIYDMCKALQKDMIIGPTQLMKKTGGVHGDFERTAE, from the coding sequence ATAGTGGAATTCACTCATTTTAATGAACAAGGTAGAGCAAAGATGGTAGATATATCTGACAAAGAGATTACGAAGCGCGAAGCTACGGCAACATCAATGGTGAAGATGCTACCAACTACATTGCAGAAGATTAAAGAAGGTAAAATTGGTAAAGGTGATGTATTATCTGTAGCTCAAGTAGCGGGAATTATGGCTGCTAAGAAAACATCAGAATGGATTCCAATGTGTCATCCACTTGCCTTAAACGGAGTGAACATCTCATTCACTGATAATGACATTGACGAGTTATATATAATAGTTACAGTGAAGATAACAGGAAAGACAGGCGTGGAGATGGAAGCTCTTACTGCGGCATCCGCAACTGCCTTAACAATATACGATATGTGTAAAGCATTACAGAAAGATATGATTATTGGTCCAACGCAGCTTATGAAGAAAACAGGTGGAGTACACGGAGATTTTGAGAGAACCGCTGAATAA
- a CDS encoding 5-formyltetrahydrofolate cyclo-ligase, with protein MEQLSVQKLHMRKQFKEIRNNIETLHAQQWSEEACAYAISLAQQRGWREVMVYIPFRSELQLWPFIEWCWQHQITIIVPKCLVETHTMQLYPLYNKDQLRLGAYQILEPNSDQLTPINTVPDAVIVPGLVYTKDGARLGYGGGYYDRFYELMGQQEKQITWIGIGYETQITDHIPMDEYDIKLNILITNKGITTCS; from the coding sequence ATGGAACAGCTATCTGTACAGAAACTACATATGCGCAAACAATTTAAGGAAATTAGAAATAATATCGAAACGCTACATGCTCAGCAATGGTCTGAAGAGGCATGCGCATATGCGATTAGTCTAGCGCAACAACGAGGCTGGCGCGAAGTGATGGTCTATATTCCATTTCGTAGTGAACTTCAACTATGGCCTTTCATTGAATGGTGTTGGCAACATCAGATTACTATTATTGTACCAAAATGCCTAGTAGAGACGCATACGATGCAACTATATCCATTATACAATAAAGATCAGCTACGCCTAGGGGCGTATCAAATATTAGAACCTAATTCAGATCAACTTACGCCGATAAACACAGTGCCTGATGCCGTTATTGTGCCTGGGCTCGTCTATACAAAGGATGGAGCACGATTAGGATATGGTGGCGGTTATTATGATCGTTTTTACGAGTTAATGGGTCAACAAGAGAAGCAGATAACATGGATTGGTATCGGATATGAAACTCAGATTACAGATCACATTCCGATGGATGAATATGATATTAAATTGAACATTTTAATTACTAATAAAGGAATTACGACATGTTCATAG
- a CDS encoding response regulator transcription factor encodes MYSHILIVDDHPAVGIGTKDMIERNMRVRVSYVQSAKLAIEMISRQRIDIVICDWQMPVMNGIELCSILKDKQPDVKVMMYSGYELEPHFNEMMDARVNGFVSKSRSSDELIQSIQSMIEGNAIIPIDLLQRLRSMDLRALQKMMQRQNSYITDKEKELLEAISHGHSNRELADKFHISQRGVEYQLSNLFKKLQVRSRAKAITVAIELGYIPAKTLKS; translated from the coding sequence TTGTATAGTCATATTCTTATTGTGGATGACCATCCAGCGGTAGGGATTGGTACGAAAGATATGATAGAACGTAATATGCGAGTAAGAGTTAGTTATGTTCAATCTGCCAAATTAGCGATTGAGATGATTAGTAGACAACGCATCGATATTGTAATATGTGATTGGCAGATGCCAGTGATGAATGGCATTGAATTATGTAGTATTTTGAAAGACAAGCAACCTGATGTGAAAGTTATGATGTATTCTGGATATGAGTTGGAGCCGCATTTCAATGAAATGATGGATGCAAGGGTAAATGGATTTGTAAGTAAATCTCGTTCTAGTGATGAACTTATTCAATCCATACAAAGCATGATCGAAGGTAACGCTATTATTCCAATAGATTTGTTACAAAGATTACGCAGTATGGATTTACGAGCTTTACAAAAAATGATGCAGAGGCAAAATTCGTATATAACAGATAAGGAAAAGGAACTTTTAGAGGCAATTTCACATGGTCATAGCAATAGAGAGCTGGCTGACAAATTCCATATTAGTCAACGCGGTGTAGAATATCAATTGAGTAACTTATTCAAGAAGTTACAAGTTCGTTCTCGTGCGAAAGCTATTACAGTAGCTATTGAGCTAGGGTATATTCCAGCAAAAACGTTGAAAAGTTAA
- a CDS encoding galactose ABC transporter substrate-binding protein, protein MKKVVTTLVISVFAIIAGACSSNEGGGNSLPKTGVAIFMFDNTFMSGVRSAITSAAEGKIAVDIVDSKNSQTKENDKVDQFISKKMKAMAINPVDRTAAGIIIDKAKKANIPVVFINREPLAADLAKWDKAFFVGAKAEESGTMEGEILVEYWKANASMDKNGDGILQYVMLKGEPGHQDTELRTKFSVIAIEEAGIKVELLAVDIAMWDRVKSQEKMAGFLADHGDKIEAVIANNDDMALGAIEALKAEGYFKDGKFMPVVGVDATEPAMQALKEGTLLGTVLNDAVNQGKATVQLMSVLADGGTPTNENIGYDITDGKYVWIPYQKVTQ, encoded by the coding sequence ATGAAAAAGGTAGTTACTACTTTAGTAATTAGTGTTTTTGCAATAATTGCAGGTGCTTGCAGCAGTAATGAAGGGGGTGGAAATTCACTACCCAAAACTGGTGTCGCTATTTTCATGTTTGATAACACCTTTATGAGTGGTGTTCGTAGTGCAATTACTTCTGCTGCAGAGGGGAAAATAGCTGTCGATATTGTAGATAGTAAAAATTCACAGACAAAAGAAAATGATAAAGTTGATCAATTTATCTCTAAGAAGATGAAAGCAATGGCGATCAATCCCGTTGATCGTACAGCAGCGGGGATCATTATCGATAAAGCGAAAAAAGCAAATATCCCAGTAGTATTTATTAATCGTGAACCGTTAGCAGCCGATCTTGCTAAATGGGATAAAGCATTTTTTGTAGGTGCGAAAGCAGAAGAGTCAGGCACAATGGAAGGCGAAATTCTTGTGGAATACTGGAAAGCGAACGCTAGTATGGACAAAAATGGTGACGGCATTTTGCAATATGTAATGTTGAAAGGTGAACCAGGGCATCAGGATACAGAGCTACGCACAAAATTTTCTGTAATAGCGATTGAAGAAGCAGGTATTAAAGTTGAATTGCTTGCAGTGGATATCGCAATGTGGGATCGAGTGAAATCTCAAGAAAAAATGGCAGGATTTCTTGCAGATCATGGAGATAAGATCGAAGCCGTTATTGCTAACAACGATGATATGGCCCTTGGTGCAATCGAAGCATTGAAAGCTGAAGGATATTTCAAAGATGGTAAGTTTATGCCTGTAGTAGGTGTCGATGCTACAGAACCAGCTATGCAAGCGTTGAAAGAGGGAACATTACTTGGAACTGTACTAAACGATGCTGTTAATCAAGGTAAAGCAACAGTACAATTGATGTCTGTTCTCGCAGATGGGGGAACGCCAACTAATGAAAATATAGGTTACGACATTACAGATGGTAAATATGTATGGATCCCCTACCAGAAAGTAACGCAGTAA
- the abc-f gene encoding ABC-F type ribosomal protection protein: MLLQVSNITKSYGIDTILSNINVQVLERDKIGLVGVNGAGKSTLLKIIAGEISFESGDIHKAKETKLGYLAQNSGLQSHLSIIEEMQTVFAHLYAAEKELRELEIKIADPDLHENEKRYNEVLERYAQRSDWYKANGGFEINTRINSVLHGMGFGTFELDTPIASLSGGQKTRLALAKILLQAPDLLMLDEPTNHLDIETLTWLEGYLRSYNGAIVVVSHDRYFLDAMTTTIVEIERHQAKRYTGNYSRYLEIKEAEYETQLKHFEKQQDEIAKMEQFIQKNIVRASTTKRAQSRRKSLDKMDRLDRPMGDLKRASFSFEVERMSGKEVLNVNHLSVQFPNAATPLFSDISFQLQRGEMVALVGPNGIGKSTLLKTLVSQLEPTTGSIQFGSHVKVGYYDQEHNVLNGNNTVLEEVWGTYPHMEEARIRTVLGNFLFSGEDVLKKISSLSGGEKARVSLSKLMLAQANFLILDEPTNHLDLFSKEVLESALFDYEGTLLFISHDRYFLNKMSERIVELSAQGASYFLGNYDDMLEKKLEMEEARLEAAKLQNNKNSVQQQVTASPVLSYEAEKQQKREERSKQRKLEQLEQQIAELEQEIADWEVKLTDPAIFNDYMRIQEIQTEIANRKATLDTCYEQWEDVMA; this comes from the coding sequence ATGTTACTGCAAGTATCCAATATTACAAAAAGCTACGGGATTGATACAATCCTTTCAAATATTAATGTTCAAGTACTAGAAAGAGACAAAATCGGACTAGTAGGTGTCAATGGCGCCGGAAAATCTACGTTACTAAAAATCATCGCTGGCGAAATTAGTTTTGAAAGTGGAGATATTCACAAAGCGAAAGAAACAAAGCTAGGCTATCTTGCGCAAAATAGTGGATTACAATCCCATCTTTCTATAATAGAAGAAATGCAAACGGTTTTTGCTCATCTCTATGCCGCTGAGAAAGAATTACGTGAGTTAGAGATAAAAATCGCAGACCCTGATCTACACGAGAATGAGAAACGTTATAACGAGGTGCTAGAACGTTACGCACAACGTTCAGATTGGTATAAAGCTAATGGTGGATTTGAGATTAATACTCGAATTAATAGTGTCCTGCACGGTATGGGATTTGGAACTTTCGAACTTGATACTCCTATCGCATCATTAAGCGGTGGACAAAAAACAAGATTAGCATTAGCTAAAATTTTGCTTCAAGCACCTGATCTATTAATGCTCGATGAGCCTACCAACCATCTGGATATCGAGACGTTAACTTGGCTAGAAGGATACTTACGTTCTTATAATGGTGCTATTGTTGTCGTCTCACATGACCGTTACTTCCTTGATGCGATGACGACTACGATTGTAGAAATCGAGCGCCACCAAGCGAAGCGCTATACTGGTAATTACAGTCGTTACCTTGAAATTAAAGAAGCAGAGTACGAAACTCAATTGAAACACTTCGAAAAACAACAAGACGAAATCGCTAAAATGGAGCAGTTTATTCAGAAAAATATTGTACGTGCCTCCACGACAAAGCGTGCACAAAGCCGTCGCAAATCTTTAGATAAGATGGATCGTTTGGATCGGCCGATGGGTGATTTGAAGCGTGCGTCGTTCTCCTTTGAAGTGGAGCGGATGAGTGGGAAAGAAGTACTGAATGTTAATCATCTATCTGTGCAATTCCCTAATGCTGCTACTCCGCTTTTCAGCGATATTAGTTTCCAGTTACAACGTGGTGAAATGGTTGCTTTAGTTGGACCGAACGGAATTGGCAAATCAACATTATTAAAGACACTCGTATCTCAATTAGAGCCTACAACAGGGAGTATTCAATTCGGATCACATGTGAAAGTTGGCTACTATGATCAAGAACATAATGTACTTAATGGCAATAACACTGTATTAGAAGAAGTATGGGGTACTTATCCTCATATGGAAGAAGCACGTATTCGTACAGTACTTGGTAACTTCTTATTCAGTGGTGAGGATGTATTAAAGAAAATTTCATCACTCAGTGGTGGCGAGAAAGCGCGTGTCTCATTATCTAAATTAATGTTAGCTCAAGCTAACTTCCTAATTCTCGATGAGCCTACGAACCATTTGGATCTATTCAGTAAAGAAGTATTGGAGTCAGCATTATTTGATTATGAAGGAACATTACTTTTTATCTCGCATGACCGTTATTTCCTGAACAAGATGTCTGAGCGAATTGTCGAACTATCCGCACAAGGTGCCAGCTATTTCCTGGGAAATTATGACGATATGCTGGAGAAAAAACTCGAAATGGAAGAAGCTCGTCTTGAAGCTGCCAAATTACAAAACAATAAAAACTCAGTTCAACAGCAAGTGACAGCATCCCCTGTCCTATCCTATGAGGCTGAGAAGCAGCAGAAACGTGAAGAGCGCAGTAAACAACGTAAATTAGAACAATTAGAGCAACAAATTGCCGAATTAGAGCAAGAGATAGCTGACTGGGAAGTTAAACTGACAGATCCAGCCATCTTTAACGACTATATGCGTATTCAAGAGATTCAAACAGAGATAGCTAATCGTAAAGCAACTCTTGATACTTGCTATGAGCAATGGGAAGATGTTATGGCTTAA
- a CDS encoding MogA/MoaB family molybdenum cofactor biosynthesis protein: MQWKVGILTASDKGARGEREDVSAQVVRELVEDELGGQIVDYRIVPDEQDEIMAALIEMTEYYGADLVITTGGTGLAARDVTPEATLKVIDREVPGIAEAMRMGALHKTRRAMLSRGICGTRGKALIINLPGSPKGVSESLLAIMDQLPHALGILSGELLEH, encoded by the coding sequence ATGCAATGGAAGGTTGGTATACTTACGGCAAGCGATAAAGGTGCACGTGGTGAACGTGAAGATGTAAGTGCACAGGTTGTCAGAGAACTAGTTGAAGATGAACTAGGTGGCCAGATCGTTGATTATCGAATTGTTCCAGATGAGCAAGATGAGATTATGGCAGCATTGATTGAAATGACAGAATATTATGGGGCAGATCTTGTAATAACGACAGGTGGAACTGGACTTGCGGCAAGAGATGTAACGCCAGAAGCTACTTTGAAAGTCATTGATCGTGAAGTGCCAGGAATTGCTGAAGCGATGCGTATGGGGGCACTGCATAAGACGAGACGTGCGATGTTATCTCGTGGAATATGTGGTACTCGAGGTAAAGCTCTTATTATTAATTTACCAGGTAGTCCAAAAGGCGTTTCAGAAAGTTTACTTGCAATTATGGATCAATTACCACACGCATTAGGCATACTATCAGGTGAACTGCTAGAGCATTAG
- a CDS encoding molybdopterin-binding protein, protein MTELHGHDDNDMDSHTTITETSLREVSVYDAIGLRLAHDLTQIIPGQFKGRLFKRGHIITEEDIPKLLDIGKEHIYVMELGLLDLHEDDAAKLMADALIDEQLLRNEPHEGKVSVKAHIDGVAKIAKEVVDAVNAIGEIALATIFTNKVVKQGGQLAATRAIPLIVAKEKIKQVENIAKQYRTKHGVAPISVVPIPARRIGLLTTGSEVYNGRIKDKFGPAVKAKLEELGSTVVEQRFATDDREKIVEEIQYLQAKGYDMILVTGGMSVDPDDRTPGAIKATGADIVSYGTPMLPGSMLLVAYLQDVPILGLPGCVMHDPYTSFDVFLPRLLLGEKIEKDDIIALGYGGLYGC, encoded by the coding sequence ATGACAGAATTACACGGACATGATGATAATGATATGGATTCACATACTACCATAACAGAAACCTCACTTAGGGAGGTTTCTGTTTATGATGCAATTGGACTTAGACTTGCACATGATCTGACGCAAATCATTCCTGGTCAATTCAAAGGCAGACTTTTCAAACGTGGGCATATTATTACAGAAGAAGATATTCCAAAATTACTTGATATCGGCAAAGAGCATATCTATGTAATGGAATTGGGCTTGCTTGATCTGCATGAGGATGATGCTGCGAAGTTAATGGCGGATGCGTTAATAGACGAGCAGTTATTACGCAATGAGCCACATGAAGGAAAAGTAAGTGTTAAAGCTCATATTGATGGTGTTGCCAAAATTGCCAAAGAAGTAGTCGATGCAGTTAATGCAATTGGCGAGATTGCGCTGGCGACAATCTTCACTAATAAAGTGGTGAAACAAGGTGGACAACTTGCAGCGACTAGAGCGATACCACTTATCGTAGCGAAAGAAAAAATTAAGCAAGTCGAAAACATTGCAAAGCAATACCGTACCAAACATGGTGTAGCACCGATATCGGTAGTCCCCATACCAGCTAGACGTATAGGGTTGCTTACAACTGGTAGTGAAGTGTATAATGGCAGAATTAAGGATAAATTTGGACCTGCTGTAAAAGCAAAGCTTGAGGAACTTGGATCGACTGTTGTGGAACAACGTTTTGCTACAGATGATCGTGAGAAAATTGTTGAAGAAATTCAATATTTGCAAGCTAAAGGTTATGATATGATTTTGGTGACTGGCGGCATGTCTGTTGATCCAGATGATCGTACTCCAGGGGCGATAAAGGCTACAGGAGCAGATATTGTTAGTTATGGAACACCAATGTTACCAGGTTCAATGTTGCTCGTAGCTTATTTGCAAGATGTACCTATTCTTGGTTTGCCAGGATGTGTGATGCATGATCCGTACACTTCCTTTGATGTATTTCTACCTAGACTATTACTAGGTGAGAAGATCGAGAAGGATGATATAATTGCTCTAGGCTATGGCGGTCTATATGGTTGCTAA
- the tatA gene encoding twin-arginine translocase TatA/TatE family subunit: MGIGVTGVILLVLVALLLFGPNKLPELGRAVGRTLREFKTGANEMLDSNDKKNEDTSRVEVNQVEQTEKNNKRLPD, encoded by the coding sequence ATGGGCATAGGTGTGACTGGTGTTATTTTATTGGTATTGGTGGCTTTGCTTTTATTCGGTCCCAATAAGTTGCCTGAGCTTGGACGAGCAGTAGGACGTACACTACGCGAGTTTAAGACCGGTGCTAATGAGATGTTGGATTCAAACGATAAGAAAAATGAAGATACATCTCGCGTTGAAGTGAATCAAGTTGAGCAAACAGAGAAAAACAATAAGCGGCTACCAGACTAG